A genomic window from Archocentrus centrarchus isolate MPI-CPG fArcCen1 chromosome 2, fArcCen1, whole genome shotgun sequence includes:
- the LOC115791014 gene encoding OX-2 membrane glycoprotein-like, with protein sequence MMVHSVFVYLLSVCGVLPAALTAVIQTQQTVLAAVGEDAEFSCQLLETKDVLQVTWQKISADVEENVATYNKYFGQRVNAGFTDKFKFKYTGLQNCSIVIRNVMEQDEACYHCLFNTYPEGSLSGRTCLRVYELHEPVLDVRESNSPAEWVVSCSATGRPAPTVTLSVSQQHLNFSQYNTVSVSNTNATFTVTTTAVLSGSRRNSTQVGCAARVLSAPQIEVIQVIPEVIMVSAVAADDDDDDSTLIIVAAVVVLMLSSLSC encoded by the exons ATGATGGtacacagtgtgtttgtgtatctgctttctgtgtgtggaGTCCTTCCAGCAG CTCTAACAGCagtgatccaaacacagcagactgTGCTGGCAGCAGTGGGAGAAGATGCTGAATTCAGCTGTCAGCTCTTGGAGACTAAAGACGTCCTTCAGGTCACATGGCAGAAAATCTCAGCTGATGTGGAGGAGAATGTTGCCACCTACAACAAGTACTTTGGTCAGAGAGTGAATGCTGGATTTACAGATAAATTTAAGTTTAAATATACTGGACTACAGAACTGCTCCATAGTCATCAGGAATGTGATGGAGCAGGATGAAGCCTGCTATCACTGTCTGTTTAACACTTATCCTGAAGGCTCTCTGTCAGGAAGAACCTGCCTCCGAGTTTATG AGCTGCATGAACCTGTTCTTGATGTCAGAGAGTCAAACTCTCCTGCAGAGTGGGTTGTTTCCTGTTCAGCCACTGGTCGACCTGCTCCCACTGTAACACTCAGTGTCTCACAACAACACCTCAACTTCTCCCAGTACAACACTGTCAGTGTGTCCAACACCAACGCTACATTCACTGTCACCACTACAGCTGTGCTCTCAGGTTCACGGAGAAACAGCACACAGGTGGGATGTGCAGCACGAGTGCTCTCTGCTCCTCAGATAGAGGTCATTCAGGTCATACCTGAGGTCATTATGGtgtctgctgttgctgcagatgatgatgatgatg ATTCCACTTTGattattgtagctgcagtagtGGTGCTGATGCTGTCATCGCTGTcctgctga
- the LOC115794379 gene encoding OX-2 membrane glycoprotein-like — MAGCAVICLFSFLALFSKALTAVIQTQQTVLAAVGEDAEFSCQLLETKDVLQVTWQKISPAVQENVAAYNKYFGQRVNAGFTDKFKFKYTGLQNCSIVIRNVMEQDEGCYHCLFNTYPEGSLTARTCLQVYELHEPVLDVRESNSTAEWVVSCSATGRPAPTATLSVSQQHLNFSQYNTVSVSNTNATFTVTTTAVLSGSRRNSTQVGCAARVLSAPQIEVIQVIPVAKQMSDDRDADLTWIIVFGVVICVCVAVVVIICKNRKRRSEMKEVA, encoded by the exons ATGGCAGGGTGCGCGGttatatgtttattttctttcttggcGCTCTTTTCAAAAG CTCTAACAGCagtgatccaaacacagcagactgTGCTGGCAGCAGTGGGAGAAGATGCTGAATTCAGCTGTCAGCTCTTGGAGACTAAAGACGTCCTTCAGGTCACATGGCAGAAGATCTCACCTGCTGTGCAGGAGAATGTTGCCGCCTACAACAAGTACTTTGGTCAGAGAGTGAATGCTGGATTTACAGATAAATTTAAGTTTAAATATACTGGACTACAGAACTGCTCCATAGTCATCAGGAATGTGATGGAGCAGGATGAAGGCTGCTATCACTGTCTGTTTAACACTTATCCTGAAGGCTCTCTGACAGCGAGAACCTGCCTCCAAGTGTATG AGCTGCATGAACCTGTTCTTGATGTCAGAGAGTCAAACTCTACTGCAGAGTGGGTTGTTTCCTGTTCAGCCACTGGTCGACCTGCTCCCACTGCAACACTCAGTGTCTCACAACAACACCTCAACTTCTCCCAGTACAACACTGTCAGTGTGTCCAACACCAACGCTACATTCACTGTCACCACTACAGCTGTGCTCTCAGGTTCACGGAGAAACAGCACACAGGTGGGATGTGCAGCACGAGTGCTCTCTGCTCCTCAGATAGAGGTCATTCAGGTCATTCCTGTGGCCAAACAGATGTCTGATGATCGTGATGCCG ATTTGACGTGGATCATTGTGTTTGGTGTGgtgatctgtgtttgtgttgctgttgttgtcatCATatgtaaaaacaggaaaag GCGCTCTGAAATGAAGGAGGTGGCCTGA
- the LOC115798791 gene encoding OX-2 membrane glycoprotein-like, which yields MTGPTRCCRAVEQWPLPEEELSVSGLFSGASKKAENLKVCATQTPHVVSPAALTAVIQTQQTVLAAVGEDAEFSCQLLETKDVLQVTWQKISGDVETNVATYNKYFGQRVNAGFKDKVEFKYTGLQNCSIVIRNVMEQDEACYRCLFNTYPEGALIARTCLQVYELHEPVLDVRESNSTAEWVVSCSATGRPAPTVTLSVSQQHLNFSQYNTVSVSNTNATFTVTTTAVLSGSRRNSTQVGCAARVLSAPQIEVIQVIPDDDDDDDDDDDSTRIIVAAVVTVMGLVCVVALISVLLKEKDKNWSSCNMFVPINMTMIY from the exons aTGACTGGACCAACGCGCTGTTGTCGCGCCGTGGAGCAGTGGCCGCTCCCAGAGGAAGAGCTTTCTGTGAGTGGACTGTTCAGCGGGGCAAGCAAGAAGGCAGAAAACCTCAAAGTTTGTGC aacacaaacTCCACATGTTGTGTCTCCTGCAGCTCTGACAGCagtgatccaaacacagcagactgTGCTGGCAGCAGTGGGAGAAGATGCTGAATTCAGCTGTCAGCTCTTGGAGACTAAAGACGTCCTTCAGGTCACCTGGCAGAAAATCTCAGGTGACGTGGAGACAAATGTTGCCACCTACAACAAGTACTTTGGTCAGAGAGTGAATGCTGGATTTAAAGATAAAGTTGAGTTTAAATATACTGGACTACAGAACTGCTCCATAGTCATCAGGAATGTGATGGAGCAGGATGAAGCCTGCTATCGCTGTCTGTTTAACACTTATCCTGAAGGTGCCCTGATAGCAAGAACCTGCCTCCAAGTCTATG AGCTGCATGAACCTGTTCTTGATGTCAGAGAGTCAAACTCTACTGCAGAGTGGGTTGTTTCCTGTTCAGCCACTGGTCGACCTGCTCCCACTGTAACACTCAGTGTCTCACAACAACACCTCAACTTCTCCCAGTACAACACTGTCAGTGTGTCCAACACCAACGCTACATTCACTGTCACCACTACAGCTGTGCTCTCAGGTTCACGGAGAAACAGCACACAGGTGGGATGTGCAGCACGAGTGCTCTCTGCTCCTCAGATAGAGGTCATTCAGGTCAttcctgatgatgatgatgatgatgatgatgatgatg ATTCCACCAGGATCATTGTAGCTGCAGTAGTTACTGTGATGGGCCTTGTCTGTGTTGTTGCTCTCATCAGTGTcctgctgaaagaaaaagacaagaatTGGTCTTCTTGTAATATGTTTGTACCTATTAATATGACGATGATTTATTGA
- the LOC115798800 gene encoding OX-2 membrane glycoprotein-like, producing MMICAILRLFSLSMLFSKALTAVIQTQQTVLAAVGEDAEFSCQLLETKDVLQVTWQKISPDVQENVASYNKYFGQRVNDGFKDKFHFKYAALQNCSIVIRNVTEQDEGCYLCLFNTYPEGSFIGRTCLQVYELHEPVLDVRESNSTAEWVVSCSATGRPAPTVTLSVSQQHLNFSQYNTVSVSNTNATFTVTTTAVLSGSQRNSTQVGCAARVLSAPQIEVIQVIPDDDDDDDDDDDDDDDDDDGENGDSTWIIVAVVLLQVVFVCAVILFYLTKKKRIFAGLTFCHSGTSEEQNTTKSSNDIDAELRQIRAAGSRCLIQANHRYQAGINGIQEAPGHKAAWR from the exons ATGATGATCTGTGCTATTCTAcgtttgttttctctttccatGCTCTTCTCTAAAG CTCTGACAGCagtgatccaaacacagcagactgTGCTGGCAGCAGTGGGAGAAGATGCTGAATTCAGCTGTCAGCTCTTGGAGACTAAAGACGTCCTTCAGGTCACATGGCAGAAAATCTCACCTGATGTGCAGGAGAATGTTGCCTCCTACAACAAGTACTTTGGTCAGAGAGTGAATGATGGATTTAAAGataaatttcattttaaatatgctgcACTGCAGAACTGCTCCATAGTCATCAGGAATGTGACAGAGCAGGATGAAGGCTGCTATCTCTGTCTGTTTAACACTTATCCTGAAGGCTCCTTCATTGGTAGAACCTGCCTCCAAGTCTATG AGCTGCATGAACCTGTTCTTGATGTCAGAGAGTCAAACTCTACTGCAGAGTGGGTTGTTTCCTGTTCAGCGACTGGTCGACCTGCTCCCACTGTAACACTCAGTGTCTCACAACAACACCTCAACTTCTCCCAGTACAACACTGTCAGTGTGTCCAACACCAACGCTACATTCACTGTCACCACTACAGCTGTGCTCTCAGGTTCACAGAGAAACAGCACACAGGTGGGATGTGCAGCACGAGTGCTCTCTGCTCCTCAGATAGAGGTCATTCAGGTCAttcctgatgatgatgatgatgatgatgatgatgatgatgatgatgatgatgatgatgatggcgagAATGGTG ATTCCACCTGGATCATTGTAGCTGTAGTATTGTTGCAGGTGGTCTTTGTCTGTGCTGTTATACTTTTTTACTTAACGAAAAAGAAAAG AATATTTGCAGGTCTGACTTTCTGTCACTCAGGAACCtcagaagaacaaaacacaacaaaatcatcCAATGACATTGATG CGGAGCTGAGGCAAATACGGGCGGCGGGGTCGAGGTGCCTCATCCAGGCCAACCACAGGTACCAAGCAGGCATCAATGGGATCCAGGAAGCGCCGGGACACAAAGCAGCGTGGAGATAA
- the LOC115795358 gene encoding OX-2 membrane glycoprotein-like, protein MAARTIPLIFPLLAVFSKALTAVIQTQQTVLAAVGEDAEFSCQLLETKDVLQVTWQKISPDVEVNVATYNKYFGQRVNAGFKDKFHFKYAALQNCSIVIRNVTEQDEGCYHCLFNTYPEGSFIGRTCLQVYELHEPVLDVRESNSTAEWVVSCSATGRPAPTVTLSVSQQHLNFSQYNTVSVSNTNATFTVTTTAVLSGSRRNSTQVGCAARVLSAPQIEVIQVIPEDDDNDDSTWIIVAAVVMLMLFVYVVAAAALITVLLKERDRKRDPEKNETLQKSSNDINRIQTPLMKKQSDGIRRTNTE, encoded by the exons CTCTAACAGCagtgatccaaacacagcagactgTGCTGGCAGCAGTGGGAGAAGATGCTGAATTCAGCTGTCAGCTCTTGGAGACTAAAGACGTCCTTCAGGTCACATGGCAGAAAATCTCACCTGATGTGGAAGTGAATGTTGCCACCTACAACAAGTACTTTGGTCAGAGAGTGAATGCTGGATTTAAAGataaatttcattttaaatatgctgcACTGCAGAACTGCTCCATAGTCATCAGGAATGTGACAGAGCAGGATGAAGGCTGCTATCACTGTCTGTTTAACACTTATCCTGAAGGCTCCTTCATTGGTAGAACCTGCCTCCAAGTCTATG AGCTGCATGAACCTGTTCTTGATGTCAGAGAGTCAAACTCTACTGCAGAGTGGGTTGTTTCCTGTTCAGCCACTGGTCGACCTGCTCCCACTGTAACACTCAGTGTCTCACAACAACACCTCAACTTCTCCCAGTACAACACTGTCAGTGTGTCCAACACCAACGCTACATTCACTGTCACCACTACAGCTGTGCTCTCAGGTTCACGGAGAAACAGCACACAGGTGGGATGTGCAGCACGAGTGCTCTCTGCTCCTCAGATAGAGGTCATTCAGGTCATTCCTGaggatgatgataatgatg ATTCCACCTGGATCATTGTAGCTGCAGTAGTGATGCTGATGCTCTTTGTCtatgttgttgctgctgctgctctcatcactgtcctgctgaaagaaagagacaggaaGAG GGACCCTGAGAAGAATGAAACACTACAAAAATCAAGTAATGACATTAACAG GATCCAAACACCTTTAATGAAGAAGCAGAGCGACGGGATCAGGAGGACAAACACTGAATAA